Below is a genomic region from Paludicola sp. MB14-C6.
CAGTCATTCTGTGATAAGGTCACAAAAAAATATCCTCCCAAAGGGAGGATATTTTAATAAAACCAGTATTAGTTATCTTGAGCAAAATGTTGCACATTCTGAACCAGAGCTTCCACAGCTAATGCAAACAGAATTAGCACTGCATTTATGAGATCGATTATGTGTACAATTTGTTGCATTACAGCCTATATTTAAAGATTGGTTTGGAGAGCTATATTGTACGCTATTGGAAAACTCGTTTGATTTTGGTACGTATGAGCCACAACAAGTTGCAGTAGAATTTTGAGCACCTGCTCCGGATACGTATATGGATGGTCTGCAGCAACAACCGTTTTGATTGCTTGCGCAAGAGTCAACATTACATTGACAATTTGTCATAAAAACAACTCCTTTCTTTTTCAATTTTCCCAATCACAACGCAAATATTCGTAATTGAAGCAGTTATTCTTCAGCAGAAATTTCTTCTAACACTTTAATCAAATCTGCCATTGAGTTCAGTTGGACATTACGTTCTAATATGACATTTTTTAATTCAATTGGTAATGATTCAAATTGACTTTGTATCATAGGATTTACGTAAGACATAAAATCACCTCATAAATAGCTTTCTCAAAATAAGTGAATTTATGAATCATATAAGAAAAATGCCACAAGATGAATGAGAACTTCTATTGGTGATTTTGTTTAAGAAATAAGATAATATTAATATCATATAATTAGTAATATTTATTTGACTAGTTCATAATCTTGTAATATAATGAAATAAACAAATGCACTCATTATGATAATTGGTATGAACAAGTGCATTGGTCTTATAATTTTATTAGATTTAATGGAGGTAAATGATATGGGTATTCTATATGAAGCAACCAGTTTTGGTGGATGGGCTATTTGGCTTTTTGTTCTTTTTGCTTTAATGGCATTTAACGAATTTGGTCGTTCAACAAAATGGGGTGGAATCGTATTATTTTTAATTACACCAATCATATTAACAATTTTCGTTTGGCCAACTACAGCAGCGCCGGGAAATGAATATGGAACCGGTAACTGGTTTAACTGGGTTAAAACGTATTCTGCACTTGCAGGATGTTTATGGTTTATGGGGCTAAGATATTTCCCAAAATTCGCAAAAAAGAAGTGGGCATTAGCCGTTCCTGCAATTATTTTAGCAGTAAACATTCTTGAAGCAGCTATTCGTGATTTCCAATGCTTTGGATATGGTCAATGGGATGGCGGTATCGTAAACAATCTTTGGGTTATGTCAGGACCATGGAATATCATGAACGGTATTGCAGGCTTATTAAATATCGTTACCATTTGTGGTTGGGCAGGTATCTTTATTTCAAAAGATAAAACAAAAGATATGATATGGCCGGATATGATTTGGGCTTGGATTATCGCTTATGATTTATGGAACTTTGCTTATACATATAACTGTATTGCAGACCACTCATTCTACTGTGGTTTAGCATTATTACTTTCTTGCACAATCCCTACTTTCTTTATAAAAAAGGGTGCTTGGCTGCAACATCGTGCGCATACACTTGCTTTATGGATTATGTTTGTTATGACAGTACCTTCTTTTGCAGATCGTATTGCACCGGTTGCAACAACACATAACGCAACAGCATTTTTTGTAGTAAGCTTAATTTCTTTACTTGCAAACCTAGCATTGGCAATTTACCAGTTTGTTAGAATTTACAAGAATAAACGTAATCCATTGAAAGATGAGATTTATGTAGATACAAAAACATACAAACAAGTTGTTGAAGAAAACGTATAGCATATAATGAATGAGAAATCCCCAAATGCTTTGCATTTGGGGATTTTGTGTGTATGAAGTGAAACTTTAAAACGGAAGTAAAAACTGAAATATAGAAGTAGTTTACTTTCGAAAATTGTATTTGTACTTTCTAAACCTCTCCACCACTGCTGTGGTTCCCCTCTCCTAAAGAAGAGGCTACAAGGCTCGCCTTTGGGAGAGCTGTCTGCGTAGCAGACTGAGAGGGGAGTTAATCACTCGTATAATTTTAGTAA
It encodes:
- a CDS encoding DUF5692 family protein, yielding MGILYEATSFGGWAIWLFVLFALMAFNEFGRSTKWGGIVLFLITPIILTIFVWPTTAAPGNEYGTGNWFNWVKTYSALAGCLWFMGLRYFPKFAKKKWALAVPAIILAVNILEAAIRDFQCFGYGQWDGGIVNNLWVMSGPWNIMNGIAGLLNIVTICGWAGIFISKDKTKDMIWPDMIWAWIIAYDLWNFAYTYNCIADHSFYCGLALLLSCTIPTFFIKKGAWLQHRAHTLALWIMFVMTVPSFADRIAPVATTHNATAFFVVSLISLLANLALAIYQFVRIYKNKRNPLKDEIYVDTKTYKQVVEENV
- a CDS encoding DUF1540 domain-containing protein gives rise to the protein MTNCQCNVDSCASNQNGCCCRPSIYVSGAGAQNSTATCCGSYVPKSNEFSNSVQYSSPNQSLNIGCNATNCTHNRSHKCSANSVCISCGSSGSECATFCSR